The following are encoded in a window of Perca flavescens isolate YP-PL-M2 chromosome 24, PFLA_1.0, whole genome shotgun sequence genomic DNA:
- the LOC114550891 gene encoding sodium/potassium-transporting ATPase subunit alpha-1-like, translated as MDDLKKEVDLDDHKLTLDELQRKYGTDLTRGLSNGRAKEILTRDGPNALTPPPTTPEWVKFCKQLFGGFSMLLWLGAFLCFFAFTIQSITVEEMLNDNLYLGIVLTFVVVISACFSYYQDAKSSRIMDSFRNMVPQQALVIREGEKKMINAEEVVVGDLVEVKGGDKIPADFRLVSAHGCKVDNSSLTGESEAQARTPDCSSDNPLETRNLAFYSTNCVEGTARGVVINTGNRTVMGRIACLVSSLEVGKTPIAIEIDHFINIITAVACTLGAAFCILSMFLGYTWLEAIIFLISIIVANVPEGLLPTVTVCLTLTAKRMAKKNCLVKNLEAVETLGSTSTICSDKTGTLTQNRMTVAHMWFENQIYEHLLVMKGAPERILDRCSTIMMNGKEQPLDEELKDSFQNAYVELGGLGERVLGFCHFNLPDDDFPEGFHFDTDEVNFPTENLCFIGLMSMIDPPRAAVPDAVGKCRSAGIKVIMVTGDHPITAKAIAKGVGIISEGNETVEDIAARLNVPVSEVDPRDAKACVIHGSELKDMSSEMLDDVLKHHTEIVFARTSPQQKLIIVEGCQRQGAIVAVTGDGVNDSPALKKADIGVAMGIAGSDVSKQAADMILLDDNFASIVTGVEEGRLIFDNLKKSITYTLSSKIPEMTPFLFFVLADIPLALGTVTILCIDLGTDLVPAISLAYELPESDIMQRKPRNPEVDKLVNQRLISVSYGQIGVQQAVAGFYTNFVILAENGFHPLDLLGIRGIWEDKNINDLEDSYGQQWTYERRKILEFTCQTAYFVSIVIIQVGVLIICKTRTISIMQQGMKSNRVLIFGLFEEVALAAFLSYCPGTDVALRMYPLKFSWWFCALPYTLIVVLFDEARRYCIRRYPGGWVEQETLY; from the exons ATGGACGATTTGAAGAAAGAAGTTGACCTG gATGACCACAAGTTAACCTTGGATGAACTTCAGAGAAAATATGGAACCGACCTAACCAGG GGTCTTTCCAACGGCAGAGCAAAAGAGATCCTGACTCGAGATGGCCCAAATGCCCTCACGCCTCCTCCCACAACGCCTGAATGGGTCAAGTTCTGTAAACAG CTGTTTGGTGGTTTCTCCATGCTGCTGTGGCTTGGTGCTTTCCTCTGCTTCTTCGCTTTCACTATCCAGTCTATAACAGTAGAGGAAATGCTCAACGATAAC TTGTACCTGGGTATCGTGCTTACATTTGTGGTCGTCATCAGTGCATGCTTTTCCTACTACCAAGACGCCAAGAGCTCCAGGATCATGGACTCCTTTAGGAACATGGTTCCACAG CAAGCCCTGGTCATCCGTGAAGGCGAGAAGAAGATGATCAACGCAGAGGAGGTGGTGGTCGGAGATTTGGTGGAGGTGAAAGGTGGAGACAAGATCCCCGCTGATTTTAGACTCGTCTCTGCTCACGGCTGCAAG GTGGACAACTCCTCTCTGACTGGTGAATCCGAGGCTCAGGCTCGGACTCCAGACTGCTCCAGCGACAACCCTTTGGAAACCAGGAACCTTGCTTTCTACTCCACCAACTGTGTTGAAG GTACTGCCAGAGGAGTTGTCATCAACACCGGAAACAGGACCGTCATGGGTCGTATCGCCTGCCTGGTTTCCAGTCTGGAGGTCGGCAAAACTCCCATTGCTATAGAGATCGACCACTTCATCAACATCATCACTGCCGTGGCGTGCACTCTGGGTGCTGCCTTCTGTATCCTCTCAATGTTCCTCGGATACACATGGCTGGAGGCCATCATCTTCCTCATCAGTATCATTGTCGCCAACGTGCCCGAAGGTCTCCTGCCTACTGTCACT GTGTGTCTGACCCTGACTGCTAAGCGCATGGCGAAGAAGAACTGCCTGGTGAAGAACTTGGAAGCTGTCGAGACCCTGGGCTCCACCTCCACCATCTGCTCCGACAAGACCGGCACCCTGACCCAGAACAGGATGACCGTGGCCCACATGTGGTTCGAAAACCAGATTTATGAG CACCTGCTGGTGATGAAAGGTGCCCCAGAGAGGATTTTGGACCGCTGCTCCACCATCATGATGAACGGGAAGGAGCAGCCTCTGGACGAAGAGCTGAAAGACTCTTTCCAGAACGCCTACGTTGAGCTGGGAGGACTTGGAGAGAGAGTTCTGG GCTTCTGCCATTTCAACCTGCCTGATGACGATTTCCCAGAGGGCTTTCATTTTGACACTGATGAGGTGAACTTCCCCACTGAAAACCTGTGCTTCATCGGCCTCATGTCCATGATCGACCCTCCTCGTGCTGCTGTGCCTGATGCTGTCGGCAAATGCAGGAGTGCTGGAATCAAA GTTATAATGGTCACAGGTGACCATCCCATCACAGCCAAGGCTATTGCTAAAGGTGTGGGTATCATCTCTGAAGGCAACGAGACAGTTGAAGACATTGCTGCCCGCTTGAATGTGCCAGTCTCAGAAGTCGACCCCAG GGATGCCAAGGCCTGCGTTATCCACGGCAGTGAGCTGAAAGACATGAGCTCAGAGATGCTTGACGATGTGCTGAAACACCACACTGAAATCGTCTTCGCCAGAACCTCCCCTCAGCAGAAACTTATCATTGTGGAAGGTTGCCAAAGACAG gGAGCCATTGTGGCTGTGACAGGTGACGGTGTGAACGACTCTCCAGCTCTGAAGAAGGCCGACATTGGTGTCGCCATGGGGATCGCTGGATCTGACGTCTCCAAGCAGGCCGCTGACATGATCCTGCTCGACGACAACTTTGCCTCCATCGTTACCGGAGTGGAAGAAG GCCGTCTGATCTTTGACAACTTGAAGAAGTCCATCACCTACACTCTGTCCAGTAAAATCCCTGAGATGACACCCTTCCTCTTCTTCGTCCTCGCCGACATCCCTCTGGCCCTGGGAACCGTCACCATCCTCTGTATTGACCTGGGAACTGACTTG GTCCCTGCCATCTCCCTGGCCTATGAATTACCTGAGAGTGACATCATGCAGAGAAAGCCCAGAAACCCCGAAGTTGACAAACTGGTGAATCAAAGACTCATCAGCGTGTCCTATGGACAGATTG GTGTGCAGCAGGCCGTAGCTGGCTTCTACACAAACTTTGTGATCCTGGCTGAAAATGGTTTCCACCCCTTGGACCTGCTGGGGATCAGAGGGATTTGGgaagacaaaaatataaatgacCTGGAAGACAGCTACGGACAGCAATGG ACATACGAGCGCAGAAAGATCCTAGAGTTCACCTGTCAAACTGCTTACTTCGTCAGTATTGTAATCATCCAAGTGGGCGTTCTAATCATCTGTAAGACCAGGACGATCTCCATCATGCAACAAGGAATGAA GTCCAACCGTGTCCTCATCTTTGGTCTATTTGAGGAGGTAGCTCTGGCTGCCTTCCTGTCATATTGCCCGGGCACAGACGTTGCCCTTAGAATGTATCCTCTCAA GTTTTCTTGGTGGTTCTGTGCCCTCCCTTACACTCTCATCGTCGTCCTATTCGACGAAGCCAGAAGATATTGCATCAGACGCTACCCAGGCG GTTGGGTGGAGCAGGAGACATTGTACTAA